The Anastrepha ludens isolate Willacy chromosome X, idAnaLude1.1, whole genome shotgun sequence genome includes a window with the following:
- the LOC128869613 gene encoding tigger transposable element-derived protein 1-like: protein MSHNSPVIKAKRKAISLDTKIKILDQLTTGQGATAVGKHFGIHEATIRTIKKNETAIRKSVCSGTKISAKSSSYIRDVVKEKMEKALVMWIEDKSQKRIPVDGIAIKQTALRIYKRIKEVEPGTSSQSKQPEFSASTGWMTGFLKRHALHNVKIKGETASADELAAKKFPEKLRKIIEDGGYTPDQVWNVDESGLFWKKCRAELMLQNRRKLPVV, encoded by the coding sequence ATGTCACATAATTCACCTGTAATAAAAGCCAAGAGGAAGGCGATCAGTTtagatactaaaattaaaattttagatcaACTTACAACAGGACAAGGAGCAACGGCTGTAGGAAAGCATTTTGGTATTCATGAAGCTACCATAAGAACGATCAAGAAAAATGAAACTGCGATTAGAAAATCGGTATGTTCTGGAACGAAAATAAGTGCTAAATCATCGTCATACATAAGAGATGTTGTCAAAGAGAAGATGGAAAAAGCTTTGGTAATGTGGATTGAAGATAAATCACAAAAAAGAATACCAGTAGATGGAATTGCTATCAAGCAAACTGCATTAAGAATTTATAAACGTATTAAAGAAGTTGAGCCAGGCACTTCATCTCAGTCAAAACAACCCGAATTTTCTGCAAGTACAGGTTGGATGACAGGTTTTCTTAAACGACATGCTCTCCATAATGTAAAAATTAAGGGAGAAACTGCGtctgcagatgaattggctgccaaaaaatttcctgaaaaacttagaaaaattattgaagatgGAGGATACACCCCAGATCAAGTTTGGAATGTAGATGAAAGTGGCctcttttggaaaaaatgccGAGCAGAACTTATGTTGCAAAATCGCAGAAAACTGCCGGTGGTTTAA